The following coding sequences lie in one Arachis hypogaea cultivar Tifrunner chromosome 9, arahy.Tifrunner.gnm2.J5K5, whole genome shotgun sequence genomic window:
- the LOC112710522 gene encoding ATP synthase subunit delta', mitochondrial, translated as MFRRATTLLRRPLMGATSRRFSTDLPAAAVEDSSFVEAWKKVSPNVDPPKTPLAYMKPRPATPSSLPSKLTVNFVLPYASELSAKEVDMVIVPATTGQMGVLPGHVATIAELKPGVLSVHEGNDVTKYFVSSGFAFIHANSVADIIAVEAVPVDRIDANLVQKGLQDFTQKLNSATTDLEKAEAQIGVDVHSALNSALTG; from the exons ATGTTCCGCCGAGCAACTACCCTCCTCCGCCGCCCACTGATGGGCGCTACATCCCGCCGATTCTCGACGGATCTGCCGGCGGCGGCCGTAGAAGATTCGAGCTTCGTGGAGGCATGGAAGAAAGTGAGCCCAAACGTGGATCCACCAAAGACTCCATTGGCTTACATGAAGCCTCGCCCAGCCACTCCTTCTTCCCTTCCTTCCAAGCTCACTGTCAACTTCGTCCTCCCTTACGCTTCCGAACTCTCCGCTAAAGAG GTTGACATGGTCATAGTACCTGCAACAACCGGGCAAATGGGTGTTCTCCCTGGACACGTTGCAACAATTGCAGAGTTGAAACCTGGTGTCCTATCCGTTCACGAAGGCAATGATGTGACCAAGTACTTTGTCAGCAGTGGCTTTGCCTTCATCCATGCGAATTCTGTTGCTGATATAATAGCTGTTGAAGCTGTACCAGTAGATCGAATTGATGCAAACTTAGTCCAGAAGGGACTTCAAGATTTCACTCAGAAGCTGAATTCGGCCACAACTGATTTGGAGAAAGCTGAAGCTCAGATTGGAGTTGATGTCCATAGTGCTCTCAACTCGGCTCTTACAGGCTGA
- the LOC112710520 gene encoding E3 ubiquitin-protein ligase ATL4, translated as MASPPPLSLDVVGSDTVTTTVSSSSTTPPRRSSPLQNLSPSILIIVTVLAVTVIVSLALCFLLRHINRRCLRRLSRFSATPSSSATPIFTSSRRISPEVPQTSSTSYSYIIDSLPLFTFSSVTRRSSAADCAVCLSKFRNDDLLRLLPICCHAFHAECIDTWLQSNLSCPLCRSAIVATESDLGKVLRSSSSTAGSDSFRLEIGNVSRRGTAPDGSAAVSGESRAGGARSRSYSIGSFEYFVDEDSEVPFSHAHRRSTSDQKDIPASAEAPASQHEANLAGDVGGVRSWLKEYMDRVSASISTRTASFRSSGRFFSGTGGSSRRSDVVPVVAAEYDIEGNRIGEEITEMFRWLSGV; from the coding sequence ATGGCTTCTCCTCCTCCCTTATCACTAGACGTCGTCGGATCAGACACCGTTACAACAACAGTTTCTAGCTCAAGCACAACGCCACCACGCCGTTCATCTCCGTTACAGAACCTCAGCCCAAGCATCCTTATCATCGTAACGGTTCTTGCCGTCACCGTTATAGTCTCCCTCGCACTCTGTTTCCTCCTCCGCCACATCAACCGCCGCTGCCTACGCCGACTCTCTCGTTTCTCAGCCACGCCATCTTCCTCCGCCACGCCAATCTTCACCTCCAGCCGCCGAATCTCGCCGGAAGTCCCTCAAACCTCTTCCACTTCCTACTCTTACATCATCGACTCCCTACCGCTTTTCACCTTCTCCTCCGTCACTCGCCGCTCCTCCGCCGCCGACTGCGCCGTTTGCCTCTCGAAGTTCCGTAACGACGATCTCCTCCGCCTCCTACCTATCTGCTGCCACGCCTTCCACGCCGAATGCATTGACACCTGGCTTCAGTCCAACCTCTCCTGTCCGCTCTGCCGATCCGCCATTGTCGCCACCGAATCGGACCTCGGCAAGGTCCTCCGCTCGTCTTCCTCCACCGCCGGCAGTGACAGTTTCCGCCTCGAGATAGGGAACGTGAGCCGCCGCGGCACCGCGCCCGATGGCTCCGCCGCAGTTTCTGGCGAATCCCGCGCCGGAGGCGCAAGGTCTAGGTCATACTCCATTGGATCGTTCGAGTATTTCGTGGACGAAGATTCGGAAGTTCCATTCAGCCACGCTCATCGAAGAAGCACGTCCGATCAGAAGGACATTCCGGCGTCGGCGGAGGCTCCGGCGAGTCAGCATGAAGCGAATCTCGCCGGCGATGTTGGCGGCGTAAGGAGCTGGCTGAAGGAGTACATGGATAGAGTCTCAGCTTCTATATCGACACGAACGGCGTCGTTTCGAAGTTCTGGAAGGTTCTTCAGCGGTACTGGTGGGAGTAGTCGCCGAAGCGACGTCGTTCCAGTCGTAGCTGCAGAATATGACATTGAAGGTAACAGAATTGGTGAAGAGATCACCGAAATGTTTCGCTGGCTCTCAGGGGTATGA